Part of the Chloroflexota bacterium genome, CGACGTGGTTAGCGCGGCTGATCAAGTGGAGCCGGAGCGAATATTTCTGGCTGGCACTGGCCGCTATATGGACATCTTTTCTCACCGTAACCTACGGTGTGTTGTTTGAAAGCCATTCTTATCGGCCTGAAATGCTCCTCGGCGGCGTTGTCGTCGCCGTGGTGCTTTTTTTGTTGGGGTGGGCGCATCCGGCGCTCTACCTCGTGGGGGCCTTCCTGATAGGCTTGCTCAACGGCATCTATGCCCATACGGCCCACTACTGGCATATTGGTGACCTGCCGGTGCGGGTGGAAACCGCTCTGGATTCCTCCGGCGGCGAAATGAGCGAGTTCCTCGACCAGTTTGTGGTGCATTCCAAGTTTGCCTGGGTGCTCATTGCCTATGTTGTCATTGCTTTGGCTCTGGGCGTGTGGGTGTGGTATTTGCATCACAAGCATGTGCAGCAAGCGCCGCAGCACCCCTGGCGGCGTTTGGGGAGGGGGCTGGCGGCGGCTGTTGTGGTTGGCAGCCTGGGCTATTGGGTGGTGGCTTCTTCCTACCCTGCTGTGGCGTTGGGCGTGACCAGTGTGCAGGTTTACACGCGCGTCAACCCGGTGTTGAAGCGCAAAGAAAACGTCGCGGCTTTCATGGCGCACGCCAAGCCATTGCACTGCACGGCCACTTTCGACAAAATCGTCTACGTGCAGGGGGAATCGGCCAACCGCGATTATATGCATGCTTACGGTTACGACCTGCCGACCACGCCGTTTTTGGATGGGTTGAAGAACAAGGTGCAGATTCGGGCGATTTCTCCCGCGAATCAGACCATGACCTCCATTCCCATTTTGCTGACCCCGGCCACGGTAGAAAATTACGATGTCTTCTACACCAGCCCCAGCATCATTTCTGACCTGCGACGGTGTGGTTATCAGACGTTTTGGCTTTCCAACCAGTTGCGTTACAGCCCCTATACGGATACGGTCTCGTCCATCGCTGCTGAGGCCGATGTGGTGCGGTTTGTGTTGGAAGAGTTGAACCCATCTACCACGCCCCCCGATGGTGCGCTTTTTGAGATTTTCTCGCCAGATGAGGTCGTGCCGGGGCGGAAGCAGGCTTTCTTTTTCCATCTCATGGGGTCGCATTACGAATGGTCGCGTCGCTATCCGCCCGATCAGGCCCTCATTCCGCATCCCAAAGACCGTATCGAAGAATACGTCAACACCATTTACTACACCGACCACATTCTGGAGCGGCTTTTCGATCTTTTCCAGCAACGCGGCGAGAATGTGCTCTTCATTTACACTTCGGACCACGGGGAGTGGATGACGGCGACGGCGGGCGGCCATGCCGACGCGCACCCCTACCAGGAAGAGTATCGCGTGCCTTTGGTGTTTTGGGCCACACATCCTGAAGTGTTGCGCCCGATTG contains:
- a CDS encoding phosphoethanolamine transferase, producing the protein MNRPTWLARLIKWSRSEYFWLALAAIWTSFLTVTYGVLFESHSYRPEMLLGGVVVAVVLFLLGWAHPALYLVGAFLIGLLNGIYAHTAHYWHIGDLPVRVETALDSSGGEMSEFLDQFVVHSKFAWVLIAYVVIALALGVWVWYLHHKHVQQAPQHPWRRLGRGLAAAVVVGSLGYWVVASSYPAVALGVTSVQVYTRVNPVLKRKENVAAFMAHAKPLHCTATFDKIVYVQGESANRDYMHAYGYDLPTTPFLDGLKNKVQIRAISPANQTMTSIPILLTPATVENYDVFYTSPSIISDLRRCGYQTFWLSNQLRYSPYTDTVSSIAAEADVVRFVLEELNPSTTPPDGALFEIFSPDEVVPGRKQAFFFHLMGSHYEWSRRYPPDQALIPHPKDRIEEYVNTIYYTDHILERLFDLFQQRGENVLFIYTSDHGEWMTATAGGHADAHPYQEEYRVPLVFWATHPEVLRPIAEATQGRIVNTETLDLQIRFLLGLEDDPGISYSYKVLSLGPGRVMDYRDLPYLNHRETH